A genomic segment from Bradyrhizobium sp. CB1015 encodes:
- a CDS encoding penicillin-binding protein 2 yields the protein MSPATPARPTEKSTEKSTEPWRRRLIRSLLYGRNVDRAAKARARVGLAMLAFASVYALIGGRLVMFAIGADAHSARRAAAQEVVATARPDIVDRNGAILATDVKAASLFGEPRRIIDKDEAIELLTATIPDLDEAEVRERLKTRKGFVWLKREVTAAQQQAVHKLGIPGIGFLRENKRVYPTGNEVAHLIGLVNIDNQGIAGLEKWLDNQGLADLHRAGFATDRLQKPIELSVDLRVEHALRDELLKAKDKFHAKAASGIVSNVKTGEIVAMVSLPDFDPNNPKEAHDPDRINRLTTGVYEMGSTFKAFTLAMALDSGKINLNSMWDARGNLHYGKFTIHDSHPLGRFINTKEVFTYSSNIGAARIALGQGVEAHKAFLAKMGQMTRLRTELPESAAPLLPRRWSELNTVTAAFGQGLSVAPLQAVMGINALVNGGYLIPPTFMKRSESEAMAMAKRVIKPETSDKMRFLMRLNAEVGSARKADVKGYYVGGKTGTSEKVINGRYAKKRVLNSFTAVMPCDDPKYQVLVMLDEPQALPETHGFITSGWNAVPTGGKVIERIAPLLGVEPRFDLPPSERLILAASRTTQ from the coding sequence ATGAGCCCGGCCACGCCTGCAAGACCAACCGAAAAGTCGACCGAGAAGTCGACCGAGCCTTGGCGGCGGCGGCTGATCCGAAGCCTGCTCTACGGGCGCAACGTCGATCGCGCCGCGAAGGCGCGCGCGCGCGTGGGGCTTGCGATGCTCGCCTTCGCTTCGGTCTATGCGCTGATCGGCGGGCGACTCGTGATGTTCGCGATCGGCGCCGACGCCCACAGCGCGCGCCGCGCCGCGGCGCAGGAGGTGGTTGCGACCGCGCGGCCCGACATCGTCGACCGCAACGGCGCCATCCTTGCCACCGACGTCAAGGCGGCGAGCCTGTTCGGCGAGCCGCGCCGCATCATCGACAAGGACGAGGCGATCGAGCTCTTGACCGCGACCATTCCCGACCTCGACGAGGCCGAGGTGCGCGAGCGCTTGAAGACACGCAAGGGCTTCGTCTGGCTCAAGCGCGAGGTCACGGCGGCGCAGCAGCAGGCCGTTCACAAGCTCGGCATTCCCGGCATCGGCTTCCTGCGCGAGAACAAGCGCGTCTATCCGACCGGCAACGAGGTCGCCCACCTCATCGGTCTCGTCAACATCGACAACCAGGGTATCGCCGGCCTCGAGAAGTGGCTCGACAATCAAGGGCTCGCCGACCTCCACCGCGCCGGCTTTGCCACCGACCGGCTGCAGAAGCCGATCGAGCTTTCGGTCGATCTGCGCGTCGAGCATGCGCTGCGCGACGAGCTGTTGAAGGCCAAGGACAAGTTCCACGCCAAGGCCGCCTCCGGCATCGTCTCCAACGTCAAGACCGGCGAGATCGTGGCGATGGTGTCGCTGCCCGACTTCGATCCCAACAATCCGAAGGAAGCGCACGACCCCGACCGCATCAACCGCCTGACCACCGGCGTCTACGAGATGGGCTCGACCTTCAAGGCGTTCACGCTGGCGATGGCGCTCGATTCCGGCAAGATCAATCTGAACTCGATGTGGGACGCGCGCGGAAACCTGCACTACGGCAAGTTCACGATCCACGACAGTCATCCGCTCGGGCGTTTCATCAACACCAAGGAAGTGTTCACCTACTCCTCCAACATCGGCGCGGCGCGGATCGCGCTCGGCCAGGGCGTGGAGGCGCACAAGGCCTTCCTCGCCAAGATGGGCCAGATGACGCGGCTGCGCACCGAATTGCCGGAGAGCGCGGCGCCGCTGCTGCCGCGGCGCTGGAGCGAGCTGAACACGGTCACCGCTGCGTTCGGCCAGGGCCTGTCGGTGGCGCCGCTGCAAGCGGTGATGGGCATCAACGCGCTCGTGAACGGCGGCTATCTGATTCCGCCGACCTTCATGAAACGCAGCGAGTCCGAAGCCATGGCGATGGCCAAGCGCGTCATCAAGCCGGAGACCAGCGACAAGATGCGGTTCCTGATGCGGCTCAATGCCGAAGTCGGTTCGGCGAGAAAGGCGGACGTCAAGGGCTACTACGTCGGCGGCAAGACCGGCACGTCCGAGAAAGTCATCAACGGTCGCTACGCCAAGAAGCGCGTGCTCAATTCCTTCACGGCAGTGATGCCGTGCGATGATCCGAAGTACCAGGTGCTCGTCATGCTGGACGAGCCGCAGGCGCTGCCGGAAACCCATGGTTTCATCACCTCAGGCTGGAACGCAGTGCCGACCGGCGGCAAGGTGATCGAGCGGATCGCGCCGCTTCTGGGGGTCGAGCCACGGTTCGACCTGCCGCCGTCCGAGCGCCTTATTCTTGCAGCATCCAGGACAACCCAGTAA
- a CDS encoding UDP-N-acetylmuramoyl-L-alanyl-D-glutamate--2,6-diaminopimelate ligase, which produces MKLRDLLGQDVPGNDAAIEPAAAALEVSGIALDSRAVKPGDLFFALAGSKTDGARFVDAAVAAGAVAVVGDHAPATCKVPFIAVANPRRALAMAAARFFPAQPATIAAVTGTSGKTSVAAFTRQIWERLGHASASIGTIGLVSQKRTVYGSLTTPDPIALHRQLDEIAREGVTHLAFEASSHGLDQYRLDGVRISAGGFTNLSRDHMDYHPTVAHYLAAKLRLFRELVPPGGAAVISADHDCSAEAIDAATSRGLRVMAVGRNGDGAGEGIRLTEAVVEGFSQKLMVEHRGRNYAIRLPLVGEFQIENALVSAGLAIGTGSDAENVFASLEHLEGAKGRLERVGERGGAPIFVDYAHKPDALAKALQALRPYAKRRLVVVFGAGGDRDAGKRPIMGEIAAENADAVIVTDDNPRSERPEAIRAAILATAKGAREIGDRAEAIRAAIEDLQEGDALLIAGKGHETGQIVGGEVLPFSDHEAVAAALASRVA; this is translated from the coding sequence ATGAAGCTGCGCGACCTCTTGGGTCAGGATGTTCCGGGGAATGATGCCGCGATCGAGCCCGCCGCTGCGGCGCTCGAGGTGAGCGGCATTGCGCTCGACAGCCGCGCGGTGAAGCCGGGCGATCTCTTCTTCGCGCTGGCGGGCAGCAAGACCGACGGCGCCCGCTTCGTCGATGCTGCGGTCGCTGCCGGCGCGGTGGCCGTCGTCGGCGACCACGCGCCGGCCACCTGCAAGGTGCCGTTCATCGCGGTCGCCAATCCGCGCCGCGCGCTGGCGATGGCCGCGGCAAGGTTTTTCCCGGCGCAGCCTGCGACGATCGCCGCGGTGACCGGAACCAGCGGCAAGACCTCGGTCGCCGCGTTCACGCGCCAGATCTGGGAGCGGCTCGGGCACGCCTCCGCCAGCATCGGCACCATCGGTCTCGTCTCGCAAAAGCGCACCGTCTACGGCTCGCTGACCACGCCGGATCCGATCGCGCTGCACCGGCAGTTAGATGAGATCGCGCGCGAAGGCGTCACGCATCTTGCCTTCGAGGCGTCCTCGCACGGGCTCGATCAATATCGCCTCGACGGCGTGCGCATCTCGGCCGGCGGCTTCACCAATCTCTCGCGCGACCATATGGATTACCATCCGACCGTCGCGCATTATCTCGCGGCCAAGCTCCGCCTGTTCCGCGAGCTGGTGCCGCCCGGCGGCGCCGCGGTGATCTCGGCCGATCATGATTGCTCGGCGGAGGCGATCGATGCGGCGACATCGCGCGGCCTGCGCGTGATGGCGGTCGGGCGCAACGGCGATGGCGCAGGCGAGGGCATCCGCCTCACGGAGGCGGTGGTCGAAGGTTTCTCGCAAAAGCTTATGGTCGAGCATCGCGGCAGGAATTACGCGATCCGGCTGCCGCTGGTCGGCGAATTCCAGATCGAGAACGCGCTGGTGTCGGCCGGCCTTGCCATTGGCACCGGCAGCGATGCTGAAAACGTGTTCGCAAGCCTCGAGCATCTCGAAGGCGCCAAGGGCCGGCTCGAGCGCGTCGGCGAGCGCGGCGGCGCGCCGATCTTCGTCGACTACGCGCACAAGCCCGATGCGCTGGCGAAGGCGCTGCAGGCGCTGCGGCCTTATGCGAAGCGCAGGCTGGTCGTCGTATTCGGCGCCGGCGGCGACCGCGATGCCGGCAAGCGCCCGATCATGGGCGAGATCGCGGCGGAGAATGCCGACGCCGTCATCGTCACCGACGACAATCCGCGCAGCGAGAGGCCGGAAGCGATCCGCGCCGCGATCCTCGCCACCGCGAAGGGTGCCCGCGAAATCGGCGATCGCGCCGAGGCGATCCGCGCCGCGATCGAGGACTTGCAGGAGGGCGATGCGCTGCTCATCGCCGGCAAGGGCCACGAAACCGGGCAGATCGTCGGCGGCGAGGTGCTGCCTTTCAGTGATCACGAGGCGGTTGCCGCCGCATTAGCGTCGAGGGTTGCATGA